Within the Geoalkalibacter sp. genome, the region CCTGCTCGCAGAGGATGGCCACGGCATAGGCGCCGCGCACCTCGGCCAGGGCGGCGCGAACGGCCGCCACCAGATCGCCGGTGATCTTGTAATGCTCCTCGACCAGGTGGGAAATAATTTCCGTATCGGTCTCGGACTTGAAGCTGTGGCCGCGCGCGCGCAGGCTTTCTTTAAGGTCGAGGTAATTCTCGATGATGCCGTTGTGCACCACCACGATGCCCCCCGCCTTGTGGGGATGGGCATTGATCTCGGAAGGGCGGCCGTGGGTGGCCCAGCGGGTGTGGCCGATGCCGAGGCTGCCCACCACGGGCCGCTCACGCAGCTGATTTTCCAGGTTGATGAGCTTGCCCTGGGCGCGGCGGATCTCGATGCGGCCGCCGTCGAGAGTGGCGATGCCCGCCGAGTCGTAGCCGCGATATTCCAGGCGGCGCAGGCCTTCGATGATGATGGGAGAGGCCTGCTGGTGGCCGAGGTAGCCGACGATTCCGCACATGTGAGTTGATCCTTAAAAGTCAGGGCGCACGTCGGTGCGCCCCTACGATGTCGATTCGGGTCGCCGTGGGGGCGCAGCGATGTGCGCCCGAACGATTCGTGTTTCTTTACTTCTTTTCTCTCTTCGCCCGCTTGCGATCCGCCCAGCCCTCGATGGTCTTCTGTTCGGCGCGCGACAGGGCCAGGGCGCCGGGCGGCACGTCCTTGGTGATGGTGGAGCCGGCGCCGATGAGGCTGCCGCGGCCGATGCGCACCGGGGCGACGAACTGGGTGTCGGAGCCGACGAAGACGTCGTCCTCGATGATCGTCTGATACTTGTTGACGCCGTCGTAGTTGCAGGTGATGGTGCCGCAGCCGATGTTGACGTTCTTGCCCACCTCGGCATCACCGATGTAGGTGAGATGACTGGCCTGGGCTTTCTCGTCGAGCACCGCCTTCTTGGTTTCGACGAAGTTGCCCAGCTTGTTGCGTCCCTTGAGCACCGTGCCGGGACGCAGATGCGCCATGGGCCCCAGGGCGCAGGCATCGCCGATGCGCGCCTCGCTCATCACCGTGCCGGCCCTGACGTGCACGCCCGCGCCCAGCACGCAATCGGTGATGAGGGCGCCCGGCTCGATCTCGCAGCCGGGTCCGATGCGCGTGGCGCCGCGCAGATGCACGTTGGGGTGGATGAGGCTGTCGGCGCCGATCTCCACTTCGGCATCAATATAGGTGTGTCGCGGATCGATCAGGCTCACCCCGGCGAGCATGTGCGCCAAATTGATGCGCTCGCGCAGGATGCGCCCCGCCTCGGCCAGTTGCGCGCGATCGTTGATACCCATGGCCTCGGCCGGATCGGCGACGCTCAGGGCGCGCACTTTCTTGCCGGCGGCGCGCGCGGCGGCCACCACGTCGGTGAGGTAGTATTCGTTCTGCGCGTTGTCGCGGCCCACGCCCCGCAGAGCCTCGAAGACAAAGGGCGCGGCGAACACGTAGAGGCCGGTGTTGATCTCGCGGATGAGTTTTTCCTTCTGCGAGGCGTCCTTTTCCTCGACGATGCGCAGCACCTCGGCGCCGTCGCGCACGATGCGCCCGTAACCGCGCGGATCGGCGAGCTCGGCGGTAAGCACCGTGACCGCCGCCTGCTCGGCGGCGTGATAGGCGAGCAGCCGCTCCAGGGTTTCCCGGCGAATCAGCGGCACATCGCCACAGAGCAGCAGCAGATCGCCGCTGAAGTCTTGCAGAGCAGGCTGCGCGCAGAGCAGGGCGTGACCGGTGCCGAGCTGCTCCTCCTGCAAGGCAAAGCTCAAGCCCTCGCCGGAAAGGGCTCGCTCCACCGCCTCGGCCTGATGACCGACCACCAGCACCCTCGGATCACAACCCAGATCCCGGGCGATGCGCGCCGGATAGGCGGCCAGAGGCAGCCCGGCCAGGGGATGGAGCACCTTGGCCTGTTCGGATTTCATGCGGGTGCCCTTGCCCGCCGCGAGGATCACCGCCGCCCGTTTCACTGCGCTCATAAGCCCTCCGCACCCCGAGAGTTAAAAAGACCCTCATTATCCTGCAAAGGACGGCGGCCGTCAAGAACCGGCCAAATCGTTCAGCCGGCTGCGGCCCGCCTCTCCTGGCTTCACCCCGACACCGCCCAAAACCTCTGCAAACCTTGAATTTTCTGCACCATAGCGACAGGGAATGGCCAACGCCACCATCAGGGGTCGGCGCTTTCGCCGAGACCCGCTGAGGTCGGCGCCGGACCCGGCATAGAGGCGGTTGCCGAGCCGGCCGAGCAGCATCTCCAGCCTGGCTCAAACCTTCACAGGGGCACGCGCGCCTCGCAGGGGATTTTCACCTGACACAGGCCGCAGGGCGTGGCGCCGGTGCCGAAGGTGGCCGTGGTGTAGGGGGTGGTGACTTCGCGGATATAGGCGTGGCACCTTGGCTTATCGTGACCCTGGGCGGTGGTGATGGCATCCGCCGGGCAGCGCCGCGCGCAGGCGCCGCAGGTACCGCGCGCATACCAGAGGCACCAGGCCTGATGATCGTCGCCGTAGGGGCGCGGGCTGGCCGGCAGCGCCATTTTCGTCACCACCGAGCCGAAGCGCACCGCCTTGCCCCAGGGGGTGATGAGGCCGTCGGACAGGCCGAAGGTGCCCAGCCCGGCGACAAAGGCCGTATGGCGCTCCGACCAGTTGGAGGCCAGGCCGAAGCGCTCGGACTGGCGGTAATCAAAGCCCGGCAGACGCTCCGGGGCGACGGCGGGATGGCCTTCGGCCGTCAGGGTCTCCGCCAGGTGCAGGCGCAGGGCGCAGTTGAACTGCTCGCCGAAGAAGCGCGAGCGCGCCCAGCGCTCGGCGGGCAGATCCTGTTCCCGGGCCTGGTCGCGGCGCGTGGCGGCGGTCTGCGGCAGCACGTAGCTGATGACGCTGAGTTCCGCTGGAGCGGCCGGCGCCTCGGGAAAGGCCAGGGCGAAGGCTTCCTCGGGCGTCCAGTAAAAGGGCCCGATCATCGCCTTGAGGCGCGCGAACCAGGGGTCGTTCCCCGCCGCCACGGCCAGTCGCGGCCAGTCCCAGGCCTTTTCCTCTTGCGGCAGATGCAGGCTGTTGGCGGGGGAATCTTGCCAGAACTCGCGCAGGATGCCTTGCACCCAGGCAAGCTTTTGCTCGGGGGGAGGAGTCATGAGGATTCTCCATGAAGAAGCAGCCGATAAGCTCTCACTCTAACCGATTGCCGGAGAAAACCCAAGAGGGGCGCTGGCCTCATCCCTGGGAAAAGCCGCGCGGCACGGCGCGGCTCAGCAGGAAGAGCACTGTCGCCGCGACGACGATGGACGGCCCCGCCGGGGTGTCCCAACGCAGGGAAGCGAGCAGTCCGCCGCCCACCGCGAGGCAGCCGACGAGACTCGCGAGCGCCGCCATGGCTTCGGGCGAGCGCGCCAGGCGACGCGCGGCGGCGGCGGGTATGATGAGCAGGGCGGTGACCAGGACGACGCCG harbors:
- a CDS encoding 4Fe-4S ferredoxin, giving the protein MTPPPEQKLAWVQGILREFWQDSPANSLHLPQEEKAWDWPRLAVAAGNDPWFARLKAMIGPFYWTPEEAFALAFPEAPAAPAELSVISYVLPQTAATRRDQAREQDLPAERWARSRFFGEQFNCALRLHLAETLTAEGHPAVAPERLPGFDYRQSERFGLASNWSERHTAFVAGLGTFGLSDGLITPWGKAVRFGSVVTKMALPASPRPYGDDHQAWCLWYARGTCGACARRCPADAITTAQGHDKPRCHAYIREVTTPYTTATFGTGATPCGLCQVKIPCEARVPL
- the glmU gene encoding bifunctional UDP-N-acetylglucosamine diphosphorylase/glucosamine-1-phosphate N-acetyltransferase GlmU → MSAVKRAAVILAAGKGTRMKSEQAKVLHPLAGLPLAAYPARIARDLGCDPRVLVVGHQAEAVERALSGEGLSFALQEEQLGTGHALLCAQPALQDFSGDLLLLCGDVPLIRRETLERLLAYHAAEQAAVTVLTAELADPRGYGRIVRDGAEVLRIVEEKDASQKEKLIREINTGLYVFAAPFVFEALRGVGRDNAQNEYYLTDVVAAARAAGKKVRALSVADPAEAMGINDRAQLAEAGRILRERINLAHMLAGVSLIDPRHTYIDAEVEIGADSLIHPNVHLRGATRIGPGCEIEPGALITDCVLGAGVHVRAGTVMSEARIGDACALGPMAHLRPGTVLKGRNKLGNFVETKKAVLDEKAQASHLTYIGDAEVGKNVNIGCGTITCNYDGVNKYQTIIEDDVFVGSDTQFVAPVRIGRGSLIGAGSTITKDVPPGALALSRAEQKTIEGWADRKRAKREKK